CGCCGCAGCCCGGCACGCGGACCGTGGACAGCGTGATCGAGTCGCTGGGCGTGGGTCCGTTCCAGCTGCGGCTGCTGCTCATCTGCGGCCTGACCTTCGCGGCGGACGCCATGGAAGTCCTGCTGATGGGCTTCGCGCTACCCGGCGTGAACGCCACATTCGGCCTGCCACCCGGGGCGCTGGGGGCCACCATGCTGCTCTCGGCGACCTTCCTCGGCATGCTGCTCGGCGCGCCCTTCTGGGGCCGGCAGGCCGACGTGTACGGGCGTCGCCCCGTGTTCCTGTTCACAGTGCTGGCCGGTGTGATCTTCGGGCTGGTGGGCGCCATGGCCCCGAACATCTGGGTGCTGGTGGGCGCGCGGGTCCTGGCGGGATTCGCCATCGGCGGGACCATGGCGGTCGATTACGCCCTGATGGCCGAGTTCGTGCCCCGGCGCGTGCGCGGCCGTTTCCTGGTCCTGACCGAGGGCTTCTGGGCAATCGGCACGTTGATGATCGCAGCCCTGGCGTACGGCGTGGGGCAGCTGCTGCCCCCACAGGAGTCGTGGCGGGTGCTGGTGCTGATCGCGGCGCTGCCCGGCGTGGTGGGCCTGCTGGTCCGGACCGGGGTGCCGGACTCGCCCCGCTGGCTGATCTCCCGAGGCCGCGTGGAAGAAGCGCGCGCCGCCCTGGCCCGCGTGGCCGCGCTGAACGGTCAGACCCTCCCGCCAGAACCGCTGGCCGCGCCGCGCCGCCTGACGGCGAAACCGCCGCGCTGGGGGGCGCTGCTCGCCCCGCACCTGCGGGACCGGACGCTGCTGCTGTCCGCCGCGTGGTTCGGCATGAGCCTGGGGTACTACGGGATCTTCTCGTGGCTGCCCACGCACCTGCGCACGCAGGGTGTGGACCTGCCCGAAGCGTACCGCGTGACCATGATCCTGGCGCTGGCGCAGGTGCCGGGGTACCTGCTGTCCAGCCTGATGGTGGAGTGGGCGGGGCGCCGCGCGACCCTGGTGGGATTCATGCTGGCCAGCGCGGGCGGCGCGTACCTGTTCATGCTGTCCAGTTCGCCCGCGTGGACGCTGGTCGCGTCGGGCCTGCTGTCGTTCTCGCTGCTGGGCGCGTGGGGTGCACTGTACGCTTTCGCGGCCGAGGTGTTCCCCACGACCCTACGCGCCACCGGCATGGGGACCGTCAGTGCCGCCGCGCGGCTGGGCAGCCTGATCTCCCCGGTGGCGGGCGGCCTGCTGCTCAGCGGGAACCTGGGCCAGGCGCTGACCGTGTTCGCCGCGTCGTTCATCATCTCGGCCGGGTGCGTGTGGGCGACCGGACTGGACCTGCGCGGCCAGCCCATCCCGGAAGGAGAGCGGGGCTGAGACACGCGGCCCCACTGGCCGTGTACGTGGGCCGCTTCCAGCCGCCGCACGCCGGGCACCTGCACGCCATGCAGGCGGCACTGGAGGTCGGGAACGGGCGGCTGCTGGTGCTGCTGGGCAGCGCGAACCTCGCCCGCAGCGCCCGCAACCCGTTCACGCCGCGCGAACGGGCCGGGATGATCCGCGCTGCACTGAGGGAAACGGGCGTCCCGCCGCGCCGCGTGACCCTGCGGCCCCTCCCGGACGAGTTCGACGCGGCCCGCTGGGCGGCGCATGTCCGCCGGGCCGCGCACGAGGCCGCCGGGAACGCCCCCGTCGTCCTGACGGGCTTCGAGAAGGACGCCAGCAGCAGCTACCTGCGCTGGTTCCCCGAGTGGACCCTGGACCCCAGCCCGCCCCTGCGGGTGGGGGAGGGCGTGCTGAACGCCACCGAGGCCCGCGCTGGCCTCCTCGGGCAGGGTGAGGTGTCCCCGGACCTGCCCCCGGCGGTCGCGGCGGTCCTGACCCGCTTCCGGGACACCCGCACCTTCGACCGCCTGCGCACCGAATGGGCCGCACTGGAGGCCGAACGGACCGCCTGGGATGGCGCGCCCCGACACGAACGCCTCGACCTGCACGTCACACCGGAACACGTGTGGCTGGCCCGACGCCCCGGCCCGGTCGGCGCGGGATTGTGGACCCTCCCCGCCACGCCCCTGCACCCCGACAGGCTGCCTGCGGGCGCGACCGTGTTCAGCCACCCGGCCCGCTCGCTGGGCGTACCCACCACCGCGCACGTCGTCCGTGTGGCCTCTCCGCCGCCCGGCACCCGCCCCGTGCCCCTGCCGCTCGCTCTGGCGCGACCCCGGCAGTTCTTCGAGGATCACCACGTCATCCTGCGCCGCGTGCTGCGGGTCGACTGAACCAGCCACTGCCCCGCGTGAAACGGCGCTGTGACGCGCGACGGGCATGATGACCCTGTCCGACCCGGCGGGTCACGCGGCTTGACACCCCGGCGGGCTGCGCCGCAAGCTGCGCCTGACTTTCCACACTTCAACCCCCCACAGAGGAGACCTCATGCCCTGGACCCGAGACGAGATGGCCGCCCGCGCGGCCCGTGAACTGCAGGACGGCTACTACGTGAACCTCGGCATCGGCCTGCCCACCCTGGTCGCCAACCACATCCCCGACGGCGTGAACGT
The Deinococcus sedimenti DNA segment above includes these coding regions:
- a CDS encoding MFS transporter, whose amino-acid sequence is MTEAPTRLQLPDHAPAAPQPGTRTVDSVIESLGVGPFQLRLLLICGLTFAADAMEVLLMGFALPGVNATFGLPPGALGATMLLSATFLGMLLGAPFWGRQADVYGRRPVFLFTVLAGVIFGLVGAMAPNIWVLVGARVLAGFAIGGTMAVDYALMAEFVPRRVRGRFLVLTEGFWAIGTLMIAALAYGVGQLLPPQESWRVLVLIAALPGVVGLLVRTGVPDSPRWLISRGRVEEARAALARVAALNGQTLPPEPLAAPRRLTAKPPRWGALLAPHLRDRTLLLSAAWFGMSLGYYGIFSWLPTHLRTQGVDLPEAYRVTMILALAQVPGYLLSSLMVEWAGRRATLVGFMLASAGGAYLFMLSSSPAWTLVASGLLSFSLLGAWGALYAFAAEVFPTTLRATGMGTVSAAARLGSLISPVAGGLLLSGNLGQALTVFAASFIISAGCVWATGLDLRGQPIPEGERG
- a CDS encoding adenylyltransferase/cytidyltransferase family protein, which gives rise to MYVGRFQPPHAGHLHAMQAALEVGNGRLLVLLGSANLARSARNPFTPRERAGMIRAALRETGVPPRRVTLRPLPDEFDAARWAAHVRRAAHEAAGNAPVVLTGFEKDASSSYLRWFPEWTLDPSPPLRVGEGVLNATEARAGLLGQGEVSPDLPPAVAAVLTRFRDTRTFDRLRTEWAALEAERTAWDGAPRHERLDLHVTPEHVWLARRPGPVGAGLWTLPATPLHPDRLPAGATVFSHPARSLGVPTTAHVVRVASPPPGTRPVPLPLALARPRQFFEDHHVILRRVLRVD